From Spartinivicinus ruber, the proteins below share one genomic window:
- a CDS encoding choice-of-anchor I family protein yields the protein MLIKQPSLLALILPSVLFSACATSDLQHHLDIQCGFLQQPTPTIGELSGLTLIGTSIADATFATSAAEIVSYDSCTDRLYVVNAQAKQVDVLAMNEQGKPITIGAIKLHAAAKAADIDIGAANSVSTHGGLIAVAIENVNKQANGLIALYRSDNLNLITTYTTGALPDMVSFSKDGRYLATANEGEPSANYQVDPEGSVTLVDLAKGPLNPKIHQIDFKAFNKTGSRYNELPAAVRVSGPNASVAQDLEPEYLSFADNGKLYVSLQENNALAAIDVATANVDAIFGLGGKSWVNSALDASNKDKKIGNFKNYLQLESLYMPDAIASYTVNGQTYIATANEGDSREYGFETTQQLCDQAGYTWGDDDYSSTSNYTTKDGVCIAHTDEIRGKKLKVDAAHPLVDALKDKQQLARLNVVKSKSTLGANEPVYTFGARSFSIWDENGKLIFDSGDQFSRLIFTLEPKHLNSTYDNNQSGDNRSDDKGVEPEVIEIASVNDRHYAFIGLERQGGIMVYDITDPANGRLITYVNNRHYDQAVCTKVDDGECKNGVYNSLVGDLGPESIEYFQRQGKHYLAVGNEISGTTSVYQLQFGVTTP from the coding sequence ATGCTAATTAAACAACCATCTCTTTTAGCTTTAATCCTACCGAGTGTACTATTTAGCGCTTGTGCGACAAGTGATTTACAACATCATTTAGACATTCAGTGTGGGTTCTTGCAACAACCCACACCAACCATTGGGGAGCTGAGTGGTTTAACGCTTATTGGCACTTCAATAGCTGATGCAACATTTGCAACCTCAGCGGCTGAAATTGTGAGTTATGATAGTTGTACTGATAGGCTGTATGTTGTAAATGCCCAAGCGAAGCAAGTAGATGTACTGGCAATGAATGAGCAGGGGAAACCAATAACAATTGGCGCGATTAAGCTGCATGCAGCGGCGAAAGCTGCTGATATTGATATTGGTGCTGCGAATAGTGTTTCCACCCATGGAGGACTGATTGCCGTGGCTATTGAGAATGTTAATAAGCAAGCCAATGGCCTGATCGCTTTGTATCGCTCGGATAATTTAAACTTGATTACTACTTATACAACAGGTGCATTACCTGACATGGTGAGCTTTTCAAAAGATGGACGTTATTTGGCGACGGCGAATGAAGGGGAGCCCAGTGCAAATTACCAGGTAGATCCAGAGGGCAGTGTCACTTTAGTTGATCTGGCTAAGGGGCCACTGAATCCGAAAATTCATCAAATTGATTTTAAGGCATTTAATAAAACTGGTTCACGTTATAATGAGTTGCCAGCGGCTGTGCGAGTTTCAGGCCCCAATGCTTCAGTAGCCCAGGACTTGGAACCTGAATATCTGAGTTTTGCTGATAATGGTAAACTGTATGTGTCGTTGCAGGAAAACAATGCACTAGCTGCCATTGATGTTGCTACAGCAAATGTAGATGCTATTTTTGGTTTAGGTGGAAAGTCATGGGTAAACTCTGCTTTGGATGCGTCTAATAAAGACAAAAAAATAGGTAACTTTAAAAACTATTTGCAGTTAGAAAGTTTATACATGCCAGATGCTATCGCCAGTTACACGGTTAATGGCCAAACGTATATAGCAACGGCAAATGAGGGTGATAGCCGTGAGTATGGCTTTGAGACTACCCAGCAATTGTGTGATCAGGCTGGTTATACATGGGGCGACGATGACTATAGCAGCACTTCGAACTATACAACAAAAGATGGGGTTTGTATTGCTCATACTGATGAGATTCGTGGTAAAAAACTGAAGGTTGATGCCGCACACCCTTTAGTCGATGCATTAAAAGACAAGCAACAGCTTGCCAGACTAAATGTGGTTAAATCCAAGTCAACTCTTGGAGCCAATGAGCCTGTTTATACCTTTGGTGCACGTTCTTTTTCCATTTGGGATGAAAACGGCAAGCTTATTTTTGATAGTGGTGACCAATTTAGCCGGCTAATTTTTACCTTGGAACCCAAACATTTAAATAGTACCTATGATAATAATCAAAGTGGGGATAACCGCAGTGATGATAAAGGAGTTGAGCCTGAAGTCATTGAAATAGCCTCAGTTAATGATCGCCACTATGCTTTTATTGGCTTAGAACGTCAAGGAGGCATAATGGTATACGACATTACTGACCCTGCTAATGGTCGTTTGATCACTTATGTTAATAACCGTCATTATGATCAAGCAGTATGTACGAAAGTGGATGATGGTGAATGTAAAAATGGAGTTTATAATTCCTTGGTAGGTGACTTAGGGCCAGAATCAATTGAATATTTTCAGCGCCAAGGTAAGCATTATTTAGCGGTGGGTAATGAAATAAGTGGCACCACTTCGGTTTACCAATTACAGTTTGGTGTTACAACGCCTTAA
- a CDS encoding substrate-binding periplasmic protein, with protein sequence MKPKCLAVWIIYLSIYNLCHSQTQDYDYLFSAESWPPYYDRFLKNEGFFAEIVKDAYRLQGKKVKIIFTSWKRAFELTKKGKYQALLGAYYVPEREKFFKYSTEICRSRQYLYSKKSRNITFTSLSELTPYRIGIVRGYHYSDEFNNSKELDKYEAVSAKQNIKLLMIDRLELVTADSRVIQYYSTTDYPSLANQYKQHPLMLKDITVHLVISKAIPNTDQLYQEFETGFAIMKEKGLDKDIMRKHGFDQ encoded by the coding sequence ATGAAACCAAAGTGTCTAGCTGTATGGATCATCTATTTATCAATTTACAACCTCTGCCATAGCCAAACTCAAGACTATGACTACTTATTTTCAGCTGAATCCTGGCCACCTTATTATGATCGCTTTTTAAAAAATGAAGGATTCTTTGCTGAAATAGTAAAAGACGCTTACCGATTACAAGGAAAGAAAGTCAAAATTATATTTACTTCTTGGAAGCGTGCATTTGAACTTACCAAAAAAGGAAAATACCAGGCTCTTTTAGGAGCATATTATGTCCCGGAAAGAGAGAAATTCTTTAAATATTCAACTGAAATATGTCGTAGCCGACAATACTTATATAGTAAAAAATCTCGAAATATTACTTTCACATCATTAAGTGAATTGACCCCTTATAGAATTGGTATAGTTAGAGGTTATCATTATTCTGATGAGTTCAACAACTCCAAAGAACTAGATAAATATGAAGCTGTTAGTGCTAAACAAAATATTAAGCTTCTTATGATTGATCGATTAGAGCTGGTGACTGCAGATAGTCGAGTGATTCAATACTATTCAACGACTGACTACCCTTCATTAGCTAATCAATACAAACAACATCCCCTGATGTTGAAAGATATAACTGTACACCTAGTGATATCAAAAGCTATACCAAACACTGATCAATTATACCAAGAATTTGAAACAGGCTTTGCAATTATGAAAGAGAAAGGACTTGATAAAGATATCATGCGCAAACATGGCTTTGATCAGTAA
- a CDS encoding DUF4922 domain-containing protein: MIRAIFMFWDQAEQVTEQALAVGSLLPIATQPSVIEEAGIQFLLHTKLKTFNKKTAVSNKKVTNPFLPFEQDMYVGEAGDSHVCLLNKFPVLLHHLLICTRRYEAQTLPLTLENFEAWLLGVTTPDVLGFYNGGEAAGASQMHRHMQLVKTEIPMVKIISSGNLAFKHQLYYFTDLKAEDLFSAYQEAMYQLGLIIDGQCLPYNILLTKQWMLILPRTKAQLNELLVNGLNYTGRFLVKNNEQAQWLRQYGFLRVLAECGQV; the protein is encoded by the coding sequence ATGATTAGAGCTATTTTTATGTTTTGGGATCAAGCAGAGCAAGTAACTGAACAAGCGTTAGCTGTGGGTAGTTTGTTACCTATTGCGACCCAGCCTAGTGTGATAGAAGAGGCGGGGATTCAATTTTTATTGCATACCAAACTAAAGACCTTTAATAAAAAAACTGCAGTGAGTAATAAAAAAGTAACTAACCCTTTTTTACCTTTTGAGCAGGATATGTATGTGGGAGAGGCGGGGGATAGCCATGTGTGTTTATTAAATAAATTTCCCGTGTTACTGCATCATTTACTGATTTGTACTCGTCGTTATGAAGCACAAACTTTACCATTGACCCTGGAGAATTTCGAAGCCTGGTTGTTAGGGGTGACGACACCTGATGTATTGGGATTTTATAATGGTGGCGAAGCAGCAGGTGCCAGTCAAATGCATCGTCATATGCAATTAGTGAAAACTGAGATTCCAATGGTGAAAATTATTAGCAGTGGTAATTTAGCTTTTAAACATCAGTTGTATTATTTTACTGATTTAAAGGCAGAAGACTTATTTTCTGCCTATCAGGAAGCAATGTACCAATTAGGTTTAATTATTGATGGCCAATGTCTGCCCTATAATATTTTATTAACCAAACAATGGATGTTAATTCTACCACGAACAAAAGCACAGTTAAATGAGCTATTGGTTAACGGCTTAAATTACACAGGACGCTTTTTAGTAAAAAATAATGAACAAGCACAATGGCTACGGCAATATGGATTTCTTCGGGTTTTAGCTGAATGTGGACAAGTATAA
- a CDS encoding type 2 periplasmic-binding domain-containing protein, translating to MIDKCTLSLGIGIITAVQNCCAGSALILSTGDGSDPLVKLVTLIMKEAYGSLNEKVEVQHYPGWKRSLIESNKGNTDGELFRIKGIDKNYPNLIRVPVPVTHIEGVAFTRKEKLKSVTISNWSSISQYTVSYVSGIKFIENGTKGFSNVEALSSLQQLLYVVGARRIDFGVHDRISLITRIKKYKYSDIVILEPPLEEVPLFHYLHKKNKHLVSKLKTTLQLMIDNNRIKEIRTGFFETLSN from the coding sequence ATGATTGATAAATGTACTCTTTCTTTGGGCATAGGCATAATAACAGCTGTTCAAAACTGCTGTGCTGGTAGTGCATTAATTTTATCGACGGGTGATGGTTCAGATCCTCTAGTAAAGTTAGTTACCTTAATAATGAAGGAGGCTTATGGATCATTGAATGAAAAAGTAGAAGTACAACATTACCCTGGGTGGAAAAGAAGCCTAATTGAATCAAACAAAGGAAATACTGATGGAGAGCTTTTCCGAATCAAAGGGATTGATAAAAACTACCCAAATTTGATACGCGTTCCAGTGCCAGTGACTCATATCGAAGGAGTAGCCTTCACAAGAAAAGAAAAATTAAAGAGTGTTACTATTTCTAACTGGTCTAGCATAAGCCAGTATACAGTAAGTTATGTTAGTGGTATCAAGTTTATAGAAAATGGCACAAAAGGATTTTCAAATGTAGAAGCTTTATCTAGCCTACAACAGCTATTATATGTTGTGGGTGCCCGTAGAATAGACTTTGGAGTACATGATCGGATAAGTTTAATTACTCGAATCAAGAAATATAAATACAGCGATATTGTAATATTAGAGCCCCCTTTAGAAGAAGTACCATTATTTCATTATTTACATAAAAAAAATAAGCATCTGGTTTCTAAACTGAAAACTACACTACAGCTAATGATTGATAATAACCGAATTAAGGAAATCCGTACTGGATTTTTTGAAACCTTATCTAACTGA